Proteins encoded within one genomic window of Citricoccus muralis:
- the rpsN gene encoding 30S ribosomal protein S14 — protein sequence MAKKSKIAKNEQRKVIVARYAEKREQLKKTLIDPNATDEAREAARVGLQKLPRDASPIRVRNRDSIDGRPRGTFQKFGVSRVRFRDMAHRGELPGVTKSSW from the coding sequence ATGGCGAAGAAGTCCAAAATCGCTAAGAACGAACAGCGTAAAGTGATCGTTGCTCGCTACGCCGAAAAGCGCGAGCAGCTGAAGAAGACCCTGATCGACCCGAACGCGACCGACGAGGCTCGTGAAGCCGCTCGCGTGGGCCTGCAGAAGCTGCCCCGCGACGCGTCCCCGATCCGCGTGCGTAACCGCGACTCGATCGACGGCCGCCCCCGCGGCACGTTCCAGAAGTTCGGTGTCTCCCGTGTGCGCTTCCGCGACATGGCACACCGTGGCGAGCTGCCCGGCGTGACCAAGTCCTCCTGGTGA
- the rpmG gene encoding 50S ribosomal protein L33, which translates to MAKDKGLRPIIKLKSTAGTGYTYVTRKNRRNNPDRITLKKYDPVARQHVEFREER; encoded by the coding sequence ATGGCAAAAGACAAAGGCCTGCGCCCGATCATCAAGCTGAAGTCCACGGCCGGCACCGGGTACACCTATGTGACCCGTAAGAACCGCCGCAACAACCCGGATCGCATCACGCTGAAGAAGTACGATCCGGTGGCACGACAGCACGTTGAATTCCGAGAGGAGCGCTAA
- the rpmB gene encoding 50S ribosomal protein L28: MAAHCQVTGAGPGFGHSISHSHRRTKRRFNPNIQKKTYWVPSLRRNVTLTLSTKGIKTIDARGIDAVVAELIAKGVKL; this comes from the coding sequence ATGGCAGCGCACTGCCAGGTAACCGGGGCTGGGCCAGGGTTTGGCCACAGCATCTCCCACTCACACCGCCGCACCAAGCGCCGGTTCAACCCAAACATCCAGAAGAAGACCTACTGGGTCCCGTCGTTGCGCCGCAACGTCACCTTGACCCTGTCGACCAAGGGCATCAAGACCATTGATGCTCGCGGTATCGACGCCGTGGTCGCCGAACTGATCGCCAAGGGAGTGAAGCTCTGA